A genome region from Thermomonospora amylolytica includes the following:
- the hisB gene encoding imidazoleglycerol-phosphate dehydratase HisB: MSRIGRVERGTKETTVAVEIDLDGTGQVDVATGVGFFDHMLAQLGKHGLFDLTVKTTGDLHIDSHHTIEDTAIALGQAFAQALGDKAGIRRFADASVPLDETLAQVTVDIAGRPYLVHSEPENMAPMIGPDYDTTLTRHIFESFVANARIALHVHVPYGRNAHHIVEAQFKALARALRDAVAFDPRVQGVPSTKGAL; this comes from the coding sequence GTGAGCCGCATTGGTCGCGTCGAACGCGGCACCAAGGAGACCACCGTCGCCGTCGAGATCGACCTCGACGGCACCGGTCAGGTGGACGTGGCGACCGGAGTCGGCTTCTTCGACCACATGCTCGCCCAGCTCGGCAAGCACGGACTGTTCGACCTGACCGTCAAGACCACCGGCGACCTGCACATCGACAGCCACCACACGATCGAGGACACCGCGATCGCGCTGGGCCAGGCGTTCGCGCAGGCGCTCGGCGACAAGGCCGGCATCCGCCGGTTCGCCGACGCGTCGGTGCCGCTGGACGAGACCCTCGCGCAGGTCACCGTGGACATCGCCGGGCGGCCGTACCTGGTGCACAGCGAGCCGGAGAACATGGCGCCGATGATCGGCCCGGACTACGACACCACGCTGACCCGGCACATCTTCGAGTCGTTCGTGGCCAACGCCCGGATCGCGCTGCACGTCCACGTCCCCTACGGCCGCAACGCCCACCACATCGTGGAGGCCCAGTTCAAGGCGCTGGCCCGGGCGCTGCGCGACGCGGTCGCGTTCGACCCCCGGGTGCAGGGCGTGCCCTCGACCAAGGGGGCGTTGTAA
- the hisH gene encoding imidazole glycerol phosphate synthase subunit HisH: protein MKPKVVVLDYGSGNLRSAERAVARAGAEVTVTSDFDAALNADGLVVPGVGAFAACMQGLRAVRGEQIVGRRLAGGRPVLGICVGMQILFEKGVEHGVTTEGCAEWPGTVERLNAPILPHMGWNTVRAPADSVLFRGLDPGTRFYFVHSYGVRRWELPPGRLTPPIVTWAEHGEPFVAAVENTALCATQFHPEKSGDAGAQLLRNWLSTL from the coding sequence GTGAAACCCAAGGTCGTCGTACTGGACTACGGCTCGGGCAACCTGCGTTCGGCCGAACGCGCGGTGGCCCGCGCCGGTGCCGAGGTGACCGTCACCTCCGACTTCGACGCCGCGCTGAACGCCGACGGGCTGGTGGTGCCCGGCGTCGGCGCGTTCGCGGCGTGCATGCAGGGGCTGCGGGCGGTCCGCGGCGAGCAGATCGTGGGCCGCCGGCTGGCCGGAGGCCGTCCCGTGCTGGGCATCTGCGTCGGCATGCAGATCCTGTTCGAGAAGGGCGTCGAGCACGGCGTCACCACCGAGGGCTGCGCCGAGTGGCCCGGCACGGTGGAGCGGCTGAACGCCCCGATCCTGCCGCACATGGGCTGGAACACCGTGCGGGCGCCCGCGGACTCGGTGCTGTTCCGCGGCCTGGACCCGGGCACCCGGTTCTACTTCGTGCACTCCTACGGGGTGCGCCGCTGGGAGCTGCCGCCGGGGCGGCTGACCCCGCCGATCGTCACCTGGGCCGAGCACGGCGAGCCGTTCGTGGCCGCGGTGGAGAACACCGCGCTGTGCGCCACCCAGTTCCACCCGGAGAAGTCCGGTGACGCGGGCGCCCAGCTGCTCCGCAACTGGCTGTCCACCCTGTGA
- the priA gene encoding bifunctional 1-(5-phosphoribosyl)-5-((5-phosphoribosylamino)methylideneamino)imidazole-4-carboxamide isomerase/phosphoribosylanthranilate isomerase PriA, with translation MTLTLLPAVDVADGQAVRLVQGEAGTETSYGSPLDAALAWQAAGAEWIHLVDLDAAFGRGSNRELLAEVTGRLDVKVELSGGIRDDASLEAALATGCARVNIGTAALENPEWCRKIIAEYGDRIAVGLDVRGTTLAARGWTREGGDLWEVLARLEDDGCPRYVVTDVTKDGTLRGPNVDLLREVCSRTDKPVIASGGVSSLDDLRALAALVPDGVEGAIVGKALYAQAFTLEEALEAVK, from the coding sequence ATGACACTGACGCTTCTTCCCGCCGTGGACGTCGCCGACGGCCAGGCCGTCCGGCTGGTGCAGGGCGAGGCCGGCACCGAGACCTCCTACGGGTCGCCGCTGGACGCGGCGCTGGCCTGGCAGGCGGCCGGGGCGGAGTGGATCCATCTGGTGGACCTGGACGCGGCGTTCGGCCGGGGCTCCAACCGGGAGCTGCTGGCCGAGGTGACCGGGCGGCTGGACGTGAAGGTGGAGCTGTCGGGGGGGATCCGCGACGACGCCTCGCTGGAGGCGGCGCTGGCCACCGGCTGCGCCCGGGTCAACATCGGCACCGCCGCGCTGGAGAACCCCGAGTGGTGCCGCAAGATCATCGCCGAGTACGGGGACCGCATCGCGGTCGGCCTGGACGTGCGGGGGACCACCCTGGCCGCCCGGGGCTGGACCCGCGAGGGCGGCGACCTGTGGGAGGTGCTGGCCCGGCTGGAGGACGACGGCTGCCCCAGGTACGTCGTCACCGACGTCACCAAGGACGGCACGCTCCGCGGCCCCAACGTCGACCTGCTCCGCGAGGTGTGCTCCCGTACCGACAAGCCGGTGATCGCCTCCGGCGGGGTGTCCTCCCTGGACGACCTGCGCGCCCTGGCCGCGCTGGTGCCCGACGGCGTGGAGGGCGCGATCGTCGGCAAGGCCCTGTACGCGCAGGCGTTCACCCTCGAAGAGGCCCTGGAGGCGGTGAAGTGA
- the hisF gene encoding imidazole glycerol phosphate synthase subunit HisF — protein sequence MSVAVRVIPCLDVDAGRVVKGVNFQNLRDAGDPVELARRYDAEGADELTFLDITASSADRSTTYDVVRRTAEQVFIPLTVGGGIRTVEDVDRLLRAGADKVSINTAAIARPEFLREAAHRFGSQCIVLSVDARRVTGDTRTESGFEVTTHGGRRGTGIDAIEWARRGEELGVGEILLNSMDADGTKNGFDLEMLRQVRAAVTVPVIASGGAGALDHFPPAVAAGADAVLAASVFHFGDLKIPEVKDTLRAAGHPVR from the coding sequence ATGAGCGTCGCGGTACGCGTGATCCCCTGCCTGGACGTGGACGCCGGGCGGGTGGTCAAGGGCGTCAACTTCCAGAACCTGCGGGACGCCGGCGACCCGGTGGAGCTGGCCCGGCGCTACGACGCCGAGGGCGCCGACGAGCTGACGTTCCTGGACATCACGGCCTCCAGCGCCGACCGGTCCACCACCTACGACGTGGTGCGGCGCACCGCCGAGCAGGTGTTCATCCCGCTGACCGTGGGCGGCGGCATCCGCACCGTCGAGGACGTCGACCGGCTGCTGCGCGCCGGCGCCGACAAGGTCTCGATCAACACCGCCGCGATCGCCCGCCCCGAGTTCCTCCGCGAGGCCGCGCACCGCTTCGGCTCCCAGTGCATCGTGCTGTCGGTCGACGCCCGCCGCGTCACCGGGGACACCCGAACCGAGTCCGGCTTCGAGGTCACCACCCACGGCGGCCGCCGCGGCACCGGCATCGACGCCATCGAGTGGGCCCGCCGCGGCGAGGAGCTCGGCGTCGGCGAGATCCTGCTGAACTCCATGGACGCCGACGGCACCAAGAACGGCTTCGACCTGGAGATGCTCCGTCAGGTCCGCGCCGCCGTCACGGTCCCGGTCATCGCCAGCGGCGGCGCCGGCGCCCTGGACCACTTCCCCCCGGCCGTCGCCGCCGGCGCCGACGCCGTCCTGGCCGCCAGCGTCTTCCACTTCGGCGACCTCAAGATCCCCGAGGTCAAGGACACCCTCCGCGCCGCCGGCCACCCCGTCCGCTGA
- a CDS encoding DUF1876 domain-containing protein, producing MHANKSWQLTVDITEQDRYTEAEARLTTPDNTLTGRGIARRNPRDADVPSIGDELAVSRALAELAHGLLDAAAQEISRIEHRKVRLTH from the coding sequence ATGCACGCCAACAAGAGCTGGCAGCTGACCGTCGACATCACCGAGCAGGACCGCTACACCGAGGCCGAGGCCCGCCTCACCACGCCCGACAACACCCTCACCGGCCGCGGCATCGCCCGCCGCAACCCGCGCGACGCCGACGTACCCAGCATCGGCGACGAACTGGCGGTGTCCCGCGCCCTGGCCGAACTCGCCCACGGCCTCCTGGACGCCGCCGCCCAGGAGATCAGCCGGATAGAGCACCGCAAAGTCCGGCTCACGCACTGA
- a CDS encoding alkaline phosphatase D family protein produces the protein MTSLDRRGFLRAGAAGAVVVSSLAVAASGAHAAPAYFRHGVASGDPLPDGVILWTRVTPTDEATPGSGDGPAVDVVWQVARDAEFRSIVARGTFRTGPERDHTVKVDVRGLTPGTSYHYRFLLDGTPSPVGRTRTAPAASAQVAALKFGVVSCSNWEAGHFAAYRHLAERGDLFGVVHLGDYIYEYGAGDFGAGGTVVRPNVPAHEILTLADYRMRHALYKTDPDLQALHAAYPWMIVWDDHEVANDAWSGGAENHDPATEGSWEARRAASRRAYFEWMPVRAGADGEIYRRLRFGRLAELTLLDLRSHRSRQESGVVVDDPDRTITGDAQMRWLKDGLSASAGETRWRLVGNSVMISPVAIGSVPAHLLGPLARLLGIPAGGYAVNPDQWDGYTADRQELLGHLHDGRIGDTVFLTGDIHTSWANDVPLTAATYPATPSVATEMVVPSVTSDNIDDFLGVPPRTLTLAAEGALALTNRHVRWSELDSHGFGVIELTAERARMDWFRLSDRTRRDATATRMASFAVASGTQRLTRLWG, from the coding sequence GTGACTTCTCTCGATCGTCGTGGTTTCCTCCGGGCGGGTGCGGCCGGGGCTGTGGTGGTCTCCTCGCTGGCGGTGGCGGCGTCCGGTGCGCACGCCGCGCCCGCGTACTTCCGGCACGGGGTGGCCTCGGGCGACCCGCTGCCGGACGGCGTGATCCTGTGGACCCGGGTGACGCCCACCGACGAGGCGACGCCGGGCTCGGGCGACGGGCCGGCCGTGGACGTGGTCTGGCAGGTGGCGCGGGACGCGGAGTTCCGGTCGATCGTGGCGCGGGGGACGTTCCGCACCGGGCCCGAACGCGACCACACGGTGAAGGTGGACGTGCGCGGGCTGACCCCCGGCACCTCGTACCACTACCGCTTCCTGCTGGACGGCACCCCGTCCCCGGTGGGCCGGACCCGCACCGCGCCCGCGGCGTCCGCGCAGGTGGCGGCGCTGAAGTTCGGCGTGGTGTCCTGCTCGAACTGGGAGGCGGGGCACTTCGCCGCCTACCGGCACCTGGCCGAGCGCGGCGACCTGTTCGGGGTCGTCCACCTCGGCGACTACATCTACGAGTACGGCGCGGGGGACTTCGGCGCGGGCGGCACGGTGGTCCGCCCGAACGTGCCGGCGCACGAGATCCTCACCCTGGCCGACTACCGGATGCGGCACGCCCTCTACAAGACCGACCCGGACCTGCAGGCGCTGCACGCCGCGTACCCGTGGATGATCGTCTGGGACGACCACGAGGTGGCCAACGACGCCTGGTCCGGCGGCGCGGAGAACCACGACCCGGCGACCGAGGGCTCCTGGGAGGCGCGCCGGGCGGCCTCCCGCAGGGCGTACTTCGAGTGGATGCCGGTGCGGGCCGGGGCGGACGGTGAGATCTACCGGCGGCTGCGGTTCGGGCGGCTGGCCGAGCTGACCCTGCTGGACCTGCGGAGCCACCGGTCCAGGCAGGAGAGCGGCGTCGTGGTGGACGACCCGGACCGCACGATCACCGGCGACGCCCAGATGCGCTGGCTGAAGGACGGGCTGTCGGCGAGCGCGGGGGAGACCCGCTGGCGGCTGGTCGGCAACTCGGTGATGATCAGCCCGGTGGCGATCGGGTCGGTGCCCGCCCACCTGCTCGGCCCGCTGGCCAGGCTGCTGGGGATCCCGGCCGGCGGGTACGCGGTCAACCCGGACCAGTGGGACGGCTACACCGCCGACCGCCAGGAACTGCTCGGCCATCTGCACGACGGGCGGATCGGCGACACCGTCTTCCTGACCGGCGACATCCACACCTCGTGGGCCAACGACGTGCCGCTGACCGCCGCGACCTACCCGGCCACCCCCTCGGTCGCCACCGAGATGGTGGTCCCGTCGGTGACCAGCGACAACATCGACGACTTCCTGGGCGTCCCACCGCGCACCCTCACCCTGGCGGCCGAGGGCGCGCTGGCGCTGACCAACCGGCACGTGCGCTGGTCGGAGCTGGACTCGCACGGCTTCGGGGTGATCGAGCTGACCGCCGAGCGGGCCCGGATGGACTGGTTCAGGCTGTCGGACCGCACCCGCCGGGACGCCACCGCGACGCGGATGGCGTCGTTCGCGGTGGCTAGCGGAACCCAGCGCCTCACCCGCCTCTGGGGCTGA
- a CDS encoding CocE/NonD family hydrolase — translation MSLIRRLPAPTRLPLPTGRFRYTIERDIPVPMPDGVTLLTDRYAPAGVPDAPTILVRTPYGRRGLPSVLNGLPFVPFGFQLLVQSTRGTFGSGGEFDPLGGEQEDGLATVEWIRRQPWFGGSLATYGASYLGYTSWALAAEAGPALRAMSVQVSASSFRDAAYVGGSFALETVLMWSDLTARQERRLGMLNGALLAKRRARRAAATGRPLAELDALTTGAPLRFWQDLLANDEPGAEYWRSRDFTGSVADVTAPVTLLGGWYDIFLPWQLKDYLALRAAGRLPFLTIGPWWHADPRHGLVAVRESLAWFRAHLKDDFSGIRAHPVRVYVTGARQWRDYRDWPPPGMRVRPWHLHPGGGLGEDGPQNGDPTRYTFDPADPTPALSGPSLLGSCKPVDQRPLEKRPDVAMFTSAPLRADLDVIGPVSARLYVRCDREHTDFVVRLCDVAPDGTSLNVCEGGRRLRPGDPPADADGVRAVTVELWPAGHRFRRGHRVRVHVTGGAFPVVAVNPGTGEPLGSAAGRVVQHHEVFHDPDRLSAIMLPVVERAAERTRSDPAAEDC, via the coding sequence ATGTCCCTCATCCGCCGCCTGCCCGCCCCCACCCGGCTCCCGCTCCCCACCGGCCGGTTCCGCTACACCATCGAGCGCGACATCCCGGTGCCCATGCCGGACGGGGTGACGCTGCTGACCGACCGGTACGCGCCCGCCGGGGTGCCGGACGCGCCGACGATCCTGGTCCGCACCCCCTACGGGCGGCGCGGGCTGCCCTCGGTGCTGAACGGGCTGCCGTTCGTGCCGTTCGGGTTCCAGTTGCTGGTGCAGAGCACCCGGGGGACGTTCGGGTCCGGCGGCGAGTTCGACCCGCTGGGCGGGGAGCAGGAGGACGGGCTGGCCACCGTGGAGTGGATCCGGCGGCAGCCGTGGTTCGGCGGGTCGCTGGCCACCTACGGCGCCAGCTACCTCGGCTACACCTCCTGGGCGCTGGCGGCCGAGGCGGGACCGGCGCTCAGGGCGATGTCGGTGCAGGTCTCCGCCTCCTCGTTCCGCGACGCCGCCTATGTGGGCGGCTCGTTCGCGCTGGAGACCGTGCTGATGTGGTCGGACCTGACCGCCCGGCAGGAACGGCGGCTGGGCATGCTCAACGGGGCGCTGCTGGCCAAGCGGCGGGCCCGCCGGGCCGCCGCGACCGGCCGGCCGCTGGCCGAGCTGGACGCGCTGACCACCGGGGCGCCGCTGCGGTTCTGGCAGGACCTGCTGGCCAACGACGAGCCCGGCGCCGAGTACTGGCGCAGCCGGGACTTCACCGGCTCGGTCGCCGACGTCACCGCCCCGGTGACGCTGCTGGGCGGCTGGTACGACATCTTCCTGCCCTGGCAGCTCAAGGACTATCTGGCGCTGCGGGCGGCGGGACGGCTGCCGTTCCTGACGATCGGGCCGTGGTGGCACGCCGACCCGCGGCACGGGCTGGTGGCGGTGCGCGAGTCGCTGGCCTGGTTCCGCGCCCACCTCAAGGACGACTTCTCCGGCATCCGCGCCCACCCGGTCCGGGTGTACGTGACGGGCGCCAGGCAGTGGCGGGACTACCGCGACTGGCCGCCGCCGGGGATGCGGGTGCGTCCCTGGCATCTGCACCCGGGCGGCGGGCTCGGTGAGGACGGCCCGCAGAACGGGGATCCCACCCGCTACACGTTCGACCCGGCCGACCCGACGCCCGCGCTGTCCGGGCCGAGCCTGCTGGGCAGCTGCAAGCCGGTCGACCAGCGCCCGCTGGAGAAACGCCCCGACGTGGCGATGTTCACCTCCGCCCCGCTGCGCGCCGACCTGGACGTCATCGGCCCGGTGTCGGCGCGGCTGTACGTGCGCTGCGACCGCGAGCACACCGACTTCGTGGTGCGGCTGTGCGACGTGGCGCCGGACGGGACCTCGCTGAACGTGTGCGAGGGCGGGCGGCGGCTGCGGCCCGGCGACCCGCCCGCCGACGCCGACGGGGTGCGGGCGGTGACGGTGGAGCTGTGGCCGGCCGGTCACCGGTTCCGCCGCGGCCACCGGGTCCGGGTGCACGTGACCGGCGGCGCGTTCCCCGTCGTGGCGGTCAATCCCGGGACCGGCGAGCCGCTGGGCAGCGCCGCCGGCCGGGTCGTGCAGCACCACGAGGTGTTCCACGACCCGGACCGGCTGTCGGCGATCATGCTGCCGGTGGTGGAACGTGCCGCCGAACGAACGCGCAGCGACCCGGCCGCCGAGGACTGCTAG
- a CDS encoding acyl-CoA dehydrogenase family protein: MPAERLLPTEEARQLIDLTREIAANELRPRAARAEADEEFPREMFRLLGRAGLLGLPYPEEAGGGGQPYEVYLQVLEEIAAVWASVAVGVSVHTLACYPVATYGDDEQRKRLPELLGGELLGGYALSEPHAGSDAAALSTRAVRDGDHYVITGTKAWITHGGEADFYVLFARTSDDGGRGVSAFLIDGRTDGLSFGPPERKMGLTGSTTAQLLFDGARVPVERRIGAEGQGFPIALSALDSGRLGIAACAVGLAQGALDEAVAYARQREQFGRPIIEHQGLGFLLADMAAAVESARATYLEAARRRDRGLPFGRQASIAKLVATDAAMKVTTDAVQVLGGYGYTRDFPVERYMREAKVMQIFEGTNQIQRMVIARHLSRI, translated from the coding sequence ATGCCCGCCGAACGGCTGCTGCCGACCGAGGAGGCCCGGCAGCTCATCGACCTGACTCGCGAGATCGCCGCGAACGAGCTGCGTCCCAGGGCCGCCCGAGCCGAGGCCGACGAGGAGTTCCCGCGCGAGATGTTCCGGCTGCTCGGCCGTGCCGGGCTGCTGGGGCTGCCTTATCCGGAGGAGGCCGGCGGCGGGGGCCAGCCGTACGAGGTCTACCTGCAGGTGCTGGAGGAGATCGCGGCGGTGTGGGCGTCGGTGGCGGTCGGGGTGAGCGTGCACACGCTGGCCTGCTACCCGGTGGCGACGTACGGGGACGACGAGCAGCGCAAGCGGCTGCCGGAGCTGCTCGGCGGCGAGCTGCTGGGCGGATACGCGCTGTCGGAGCCGCACGCCGGGTCGGACGCGGCGGCGCTGAGCACCCGCGCGGTCCGCGACGGCGACCACTACGTGATCACCGGCACCAAGGCGTGGATCACCCACGGCGGCGAGGCCGACTTCTACGTGCTGTTCGCCCGGACCTCCGACGACGGCGGGCGGGGCGTCAGCGCGTTCCTGATCGACGGGCGGACGGACGGGCTGTCGTTCGGGCCGCCGGAGCGCAAGATGGGCCTGACCGGCTCCACCACCGCGCAACTGCTGTTCGACGGCGCCCGGGTGCCGGTGGAACGGCGGATCGGCGCCGAGGGACAGGGGTTCCCGATCGCGCTGTCGGCGCTGGACTCGGGCCGGCTGGGCATCGCGGCGTGCGCGGTGGGGCTGGCGCAGGGGGCGCTGGACGAGGCGGTGGCGTACGCCAGGCAGCGGGAGCAGTTCGGCCGCCCGATCATCGAGCACCAGGGGCTGGGGTTCCTGCTGGCGGACATGGCGGCGGCGGTCGAGTCGGCGCGGGCGACCTACCTGGAGGCGGCGCGCCGCCGGGACCGGGGGCTGCCGTTCGGGCGGCAGGCGTCCATCGCCAAGCTGGTGGCCACCGACGCGGCGATGAAGGTGACCACCGACGCCGTGCAGGTGCTCGGCGGGTACGGCTACACCCGCGACTTCCCGGTGGAGCGCTACATGCGCGAGGCCAAGGTCATGCAGATCTTCGAGGGCACCAACCAGATCCAGCGCATGGTCATCGCCCGTCACCTTTCGCGCATCTGA
- a CDS encoding putative periplasmic lipoprotein — protein MLHLPRCLRPLPVLCAALLLGGCSSNAPGRAASAGQDGPPAVMAAGLEDLAAKTGCRLQSQTKAAELRQGACQTNRGRYTLVTFATDTGQAAWLKEAKPWGGTYLVGPRWVAVGTEQTLRSLRADLGGRIESGSDHGGGGHGHTPG, from the coding sequence ATGCTCCACCTCCCCCGCTGTCTCCGGCCGCTGCCGGTCCTGTGCGCCGCACTGCTGCTCGGCGGCTGCTCCTCCAACGCCCCCGGCCGGGCCGCGAGCGCCGGCCAGGACGGCCCGCCCGCGGTGATGGCGGCCGGGCTGGAGGACCTGGCGGCCAAGACCGGATGCCGGCTGCAGAGCCAGACCAAGGCCGCCGAGCTGCGGCAGGGGGCCTGCCAGACCAACCGCGGCCGGTACACGCTGGTCACGTTCGCCACCGACACGGGCCAGGCCGCCTGGCTCAAGGAGGCCAAGCCGTGGGGCGGCACCTACCTGGTGGGGCCGCGGTGGGTCGCGGTGGGCACCGAGCAGACGCTGCGGTCGCTGCGCGCGGACCTCGGCGGCCGGATCGAGTCCGGCTCGGACCACGGCGGCGGGGGGCACGGTCACACCCCGGGATGA
- a CDS encoding ABC transporter ATP-binding protein, with product MTVSALDESAAQEGALRTLRRGLRLSPEFATGLPVTLLLALVATAGRVVVPIAVQQTIDRGLQASGGPDVAFIRTAVLVAAVVVVVTAVSGYLMNVRLYRTTESGLATLRIKAFRHVHDLSMLTQSSERRGSLVSRVTGDVDQISQFMQWGGLMIIVSAGQLVVASVLMAVYSWPLALLVWASFLPLALALRRFQKLLSRAYTTVRERVGDMLAAVSESVVGASVIRAYAVEERTAQRIDESVEAYRKAQTRAQGFVALTFPSSELVAALATAAVVVAGTLLGVGGHLTAGELVAFMFLVTLFVGPMQVATEVLNEAQNAIAGWRRVLGVLDTTPDVADPGEQGRELPRGPIEVRFENVSFAYPGGPTVLHDVTVDIAPRSRIAVVGETGSGKTTFAKLLTRLMDPAQGRILVDGVPLDRVRFSSLRERIVMVPQDGFLFDASLGDNIRYGRPGAADEDILLALTELGLADWLEGLPQGLDTPVGQRGESLSAGERQLVALARAYLADPDLLVLDEATSAVDPATEVRLQRALDGVTRGRTAISIAHRLSTAQAADEVLVFDRGRLVQRGPHSELVALPGVYADLHASWMAQRKV from the coding sequence ATGACGGTGAGCGCGCTGGACGAGTCGGCCGCTCAGGAGGGGGCGCTGCGGACGCTGCGGCGGGGGCTGCGGCTGAGCCCGGAGTTCGCGACCGGGCTGCCGGTCACGCTGCTGCTGGCGCTGGTGGCCACGGCGGGGCGGGTGGTCGTGCCGATCGCCGTGCAGCAGACCATCGACCGGGGCCTGCAGGCCTCCGGCGGCCCGGACGTGGCGTTCATCCGCACCGCGGTGCTGGTGGCCGCGGTGGTCGTGGTGGTCACCGCGGTGTCCGGCTACCTGATGAACGTCCGGCTCTACAGGACCACCGAGAGCGGGCTGGCCACGCTGCGGATCAAGGCGTTCCGGCACGTGCACGACCTGTCCATGCTGACCCAGAGCAGCGAGCGGCGCGGCTCGCTGGTGTCGCGGGTCACCGGCGACGTCGACCAGATCAGCCAGTTCATGCAGTGGGGCGGGCTGATGATCATCGTGTCGGCGGGCCAGCTGGTGGTGGCCAGCGTGCTGATGGCGGTCTACTCCTGGCCGCTGGCGCTGCTGGTGTGGGCCTCGTTCCTGCCGCTGGCGCTGGCGCTGCGCCGGTTCCAGAAGCTGCTGTCGCGGGCGTACACCACGGTGCGCGAGCGGGTCGGGGACATGCTCGCGGCGGTCAGCGAGTCGGTGGTGGGCGCGTCGGTGATCCGCGCGTACGCCGTCGAGGAGCGGACCGCGCAGCGGATCGACGAGTCGGTGGAGGCCTACCGCAAGGCGCAGACGCGGGCGCAGGGGTTCGTGGCGCTGACGTTCCCGTCCAGCGAGCTGGTGGCGGCGCTGGCGACCGCCGCGGTCGTGGTGGCGGGCACGCTGCTGGGCGTCGGCGGGCACCTGACGGCCGGTGAGCTGGTGGCGTTCATGTTCCTGGTGACGCTGTTCGTCGGGCCGATGCAGGTCGCGACCGAGGTGCTGAACGAGGCGCAGAACGCCATCGCCGGCTGGCGGCGGGTGCTCGGCGTGCTGGACACCACGCCCGACGTGGCCGACCCGGGCGAGCAGGGTCGCGAACTGCCGCGCGGCCCGATCGAGGTCCGCTTCGAGAACGTGTCGTTCGCCTACCCCGGCGGCCCCACCGTCCTGCACGACGTGACGGTGGACATCGCCCCGCGCTCGCGCATCGCGGTGGTCGGCGAGACCGGCTCGGGCAAGACCACGTTCGCCAAGCTGCTGACCCGCCTGATGGACCCAGCGCAGGGCCGCATCCTGGTCGACGGCGTCCCCCTGGACCGGGTCCGCTTCTCCTCCCTGCGGGAACGGATCGTGATGGTCCCCCAGGACGGCTTCCTGTTCGACGCCTCCCTGGGCGACAACATCCGGTACGGCCGCCCCGGCGCCGCCGACGAGGACATCCTGCTGGCCCTCACCGAACTCGGCCTGGCCGACTGGCTGGAGGGCCTCCCCCAGGGCCTGGACACCCCCGTCGGCCAGCGCGGCGAGTCCCTGTCGGCCGGCGAACGCCAGCTCGTCGCCCTGGCCCGCGCCTACCTCGCCGACCCCGACCTGCTGGTCCTGGACGAGGCCACCAGCGCCGTCGACCCCGCCACCGAGGTCCGCCTGCAGCGCGCCCTCGACGGCGTCACCCGGGGCCGCACCGCCATCTCCATCGCCCACCGCCTGTCCACCGCCCAGGCCGCCGACGAGGTCCTGGTCTTCGACCGGGGCCGCCTGGTCCAGCGCGGCCCCCACAGCGAACTCGTCGCCCTCCCCGGCGTCTACGCCGACCTGCACGCCTCCTGGATGGCCCAACGCAAGGTCTGA